AGCGGAAAGACGTTCTCAGCACGTTTTTCTGGTTCTTGACGACACTGGCCTACGTCCAGTATGTTCGCCGTCCGGGTGTCGTGCGCTATCTGCTCGTGCTGCTTCCCTATGGGTTGGGTTTACTCGCCAAGCCGATGCTGGTGACGCTTCCGGCGACGTTGATGCTTTTGGATCTGTGGCCGCTCGGACGCTATGAAAGCGCCGAAAAATGGCCCCTACGCGCCGTCCGTTTGTTTGTCGAAAAACTGCCCTTGTTCATTCTTGCCGCCGCGTCGTCCGTGGCCACGATCATTGCGCAACATGGCGGCAAGAGCATGACGACGCTCGACGTGTTGCCCTTCGCCCAGCGTCTGGCGAACGCGTCCATTTCCTATGTCGTTTATCTGGTGAAAACGGCATGGCCGGCGAATCTCGCCCCGTTTTACCCCCATCCGGGTCCGGCGATATCGTACCCAACCGCTGCCTTGTGCGCCTTCTTGCTGTTGTCGGCCACGATAGCCGTCTTGGTCGTCATCCGCCGCGCGCCTTATGTGGCAGTGGGTTGGCTGTGGTATCTGGGAACGCTTTTGCCGGTGATAGGCATCATTCAGGTGGGCGCGCAGGCCATGGCCGATCGCTATACCTATGTCCCGCTGATCGGCATCTTCATGGTTATCGCATGGGGGGGCTACGATCTCGTGATCGCGTTTACCCCTCCCCGGCGCAAAATCGCCGCGCAATGGGCGATCAAAGGAATGGCGTTGTTGGTCTTGCATGTGTTCGGCATTGCCGCCGTCGTTCAGACGCGGCATTGGAGCGACAGCATTTCGCTGTTCCGGCACACACTGCGCGTCACCAAAAACAATCATCTCGCCCATAAGAATCTCGGCGTGGCGCTGGCCGATAAAAAACATTTCAAGGAAGCGATGGAAGAATATGTTAAGGCCATCCGGATCAAGCCCAACGATCCGGACCTGTATTACAACATGGCCAACGCGCTGAGCGAACTCCAGCGATCGGAAGAAGCCGTCGAATATTATCGAAAAGCCATTGAAATAAACGCGGATCATCTTAACGCCCACTACAATCTCGGCAACACGCTGGCTCACATGGGCCGTTTCGGGGAGGCCGCCGCGCAATATCGGGAAACGCTTCGCATCGAACCCAATCATACGGGCGCGCTCGTCAACATGGGCAACACGATGGCCATGAACAAACATCTCGACGAGGCGGAAAAATATTACCAACAGGCCTTGCGACTTGAACCGGGCAACCAGGAATCGCTGTCCAATCTCGGTAATGTGTATGCCGAGCAGGGGCGAACCGGCGAGGCAATCGCGCAATACCGCAGGGCCGTGCAAAACGACCCGCGCGATGTTCAGTCCTACAACAACATGGCTCAGACGCTCATCAAGGCGGGGCGGTTCACGGAGGCCGCCGAGGCGCTTGATCACGTCGTCCGACTCGATCCGGGCAATGCTGCCGCCCGAGAAATGGCGAGAAAACTGCGGGAAAGCGATCGCCCGCCCCCCGCGGCTAGCCCGTGAATTCATACATTCGCCACAAAAATCATCCCAGGATCATGGATCCTTCGGAGGCGTTTCAAACATCGAATTTTGAGTTGACTTGGGAAGTCTTTTCGGATATGCTGCAACTGAACATATTTACAGTATTCGTATGAGCCGCCGGATTCTCCATATAGACATGGATGCCTTTTTCGCGTCCGTTGAAGTAGTGCGCAATCCCGCACTGCGCGGGAAGCCGCTGATAATAGGCGGCGGCGCAAAGGATACACGCGGGGTCGTTTCGACGGCATCGTATGAGGCACGAAAATATGGGGTGCATTCGGCGATGCCGATCATGGAGGCCCGCAGACTTTGTCCGCATGGAATATTCCTTCGTGGAAATTACGCGGCCTACCAGGAAGCGTCCGAACAGGTCGGGGCTATCCTGGAGACGGTGTCGCCTTGGGTCGAGGGGGTAAGCATTGACGAGGCCTATATTGACATCACCGGATCGCAGAAATTGTTTGGAGGCGACGACGCGATCGCCGCGTATTTGAAGTCGCGGATCCGCGGGGAAACGCAGCTGCCATGCACCATCGGCATCGCGCCGAACAAACTGGCGGCAAAGGTCGCGACGGATGCGGCCAAGCCCGACGGATATCTCCGCATCGAAGAAGGACAGGAGCGGGCCTTTTTCCACCCGTTGCCCATCGGCAGACTGCCGGGTATCGGGCCGCATACCGAAAAGATGCTCGAATCGCTGGGTATCGCAACCATCGGCCAGTTGGCCGACATGCCGGTGGACCGGCTCCTGCGCGTTTTCGGCCAATCGGGACATGCGCTGCAACGGGCCGCGCAAGGCGTTTCGACATCGCCGGTTGAACCTTTTTCGGCAACGAAATCGGTTGGGCGCGAGACAACATTTGAACAGGATCTGCTCGATTGGAAGCAAATCGGGCGCATCCTGTTTTCCCTTGCAGAACGGGCCTTGTATGCCTTGCGGGAAAAGCAAATGGAAACGCGATGCGTCACGCTCAAGGTCCGTTACAGCGATTTTTCGACCTGTACCTTTGCAAAGACGCTGCCGGATCCCACGTGCATTGACGCGGACATACACGATGCCCTGCGAGGACTCATCCCAAAGGCCCAAAAAAACCAAGCGCCCGTCCGATTGATCGGCATAACGCTTTCGTCGCTCACCCATAAACAACACCAGTTGCCCCTGTTCGGCGGCGAACGCTCTCAGCGCTGGGAACGCGTTCTTGAAAGCGCGGACCACATTCGCGACCGTTACGGGCTTGAATCGCTCCGGTTCGCCCGTTCGATGGATTAGCCGGATGGCACGGAAGGCCATTCGGCTTCGACTTCCGCGATAAAAGATTTGAGTTCGTTCTTGAACTCGTCCGGATAGCGCCCCAGGAAATTTTCGTGATGGCCGTCCTTGAAAATATGCAGCCGTTTTTTGCTTGCCGCACAGCGATTGTAAAGATCCATGGTTTCGGAGAGTTTGAGAAATCCCTCGGCATCGCCGGCCATGACCAAAGTGGGCATCGTGCAGTACGGCATGTACGCCAGCGGCTGCATTTCCCGGGCGGAAGCGCCCATGCGCCAATGGAGAAGAAGACGGCCGGGAAAAATCAGGAAATGGGGAACATGGTAAAGGTCCACCCGGTTGAAGATGGCGTTGTCAATGGTGTCGTAACTCGATTCCAGAACGGCAAAAGCGAGGTCGCCGCTATCTTTGAGTGAATAACAAATGGTGGCCGCGCCCAGCGAGATGCCGTGTGCGCCGATGTGCCGGTAGCCGCGATCACGCAGGAACGCGCGGCAGGCGGCAAGGTCTTTGCGTTCGTGCCAGCCGATCGAAATGAGGTCTCCCCCGCTCTTGCCCGTTCCACGCAGGTCCGGCATGAGCACGGAAAAGCCAAGCGTGGAGAGATAGTATTCGGCGCGCGAATTGAACTGCCGCCGGTCGGCGCCGATTCCCGCAAGAAAAATGACCGCGCGATCCGGCGCATGCGCCACGTGCCACGCAGACAGCCGTATGCCGTCTTCGGTCGTAATGGCCACATTTTCGACCGGCTTGCCTGCAAGGGTTTCCGGATCCTCGAAGGTGCGGTGCCGCGGTTGGGTTACCATGTGGGCGGCGATGGCCCCGCCCCCAATCCAAATGGCAAGAAACGCCACGGCGATGATCGCGGCAGCGGCAATCGTTATCTTTTTCCACTTCGTCATGACTGAAATCCTTTGTGACAACGGTTCGCCCCGTTTTGATGGTCTTTCATGAACCGGATGCGGCGGCCTCCTCGATGATCGCGCCCATTTCCCGCACCAAGCGATCCAGCGAAAAACATTCGTATGCGCGCGCGCGGCCTTTCTCGCCCATTTCGCGGGCGCCTGCGGGATTGTCCAAAATCGCGATTATCTTTTCGGCCATGGCGGCCGGGTCGTTGGCTGGCACGAGATGGCCCGTTTCGCCGTCCACGACGGTATCGAGCGGCCCCCCCGCCGCCGTCGCCACGACCGGACAACGGGCGGCCATCGCCTCGACGATTGTGCGGCCGAACGGTTCCGGCGTCGCCGAGGGAAGCACCAAAACGTTCGATGCCGAAAAGACGGCAGGAATGTCGAAACGTATGCCGGTGAAAAGGACCTGTTGCGAAACACCCAGTTCCTCGCATCGTTTCCGCAACATGGGTTCGTAATCCGGCTTGTTGACGGCGGGACCGCCCACAATGAGAAATTTTGCTCGGGGATGACGTTCGAGAACGCGGGGAATCGTTTCGACCAGCACGTGCTGGCCTTTCCAGGGTTCGAGGCGGCCGACGGTTGTGACGACGGGAACGTCGGGCGCTATTCCAAGTTCTTCACGCAGGGATTGCCCGTCGGGCATATCATCGTATTCGGACAGGTCAATCCCGTTGAGGATCGTCCGCAAGCGCGGGCCGCAAGCGCGCATCGAGTCCGCCACGGCGTTCGAGATGGCCACGGCGCGTGTCGCAAGGCGCGCAACCATGCGCAACAACAGCCTTACCACGCGCGAATCCGGGTCCATCTCGCGCACGTGCCACACGAGGGGTCGCCCGGCCAGTTTCGCGGCCACGGGACCCACAAGATTGTACAGGGTGTTTACATGAACCACGTCGGCCTTCAACCGGCGAATGATCCATGCCACATGCAGGACCGACACGGGATAAGAAAGGAAAAACCGGGCGAGTTTGACCGGATCGAGCGCCTTGCGCGGGGGCACGAGCATCGTTTCGATCACGGGTATATTTTGTGCGCGATACCGCACGGCCATCGGATCCCCCGTCTTGAGAATGACGGCGGCGGCAAAACGGTCGCGGGGCAGGTATGTGACAATATCGAATAGGGAACGGTCGGACCCCCCGCAGATATCGGAGGTGTAATGGCAAAAGACCACACGCAGCAGTCCGCCGGAAGATAGTCCGCCAAGCGCCATTTCCTTCAGCCCTCCTCCGGAACCGGCGCCAAGGAGTTTTCGACCGCTCGATCCGCCTGGGCCGCCATCAGCGTTGAAAGCGCCAACAGCAGCCAGAACGATTGCGCCATCACGGGCCACTGGAAAAAGTTTTCAAAGGCCGAATGCAGGAGGTAGCCGAGCAGCGCCGCGGTCACACTGGTTGTGAGATTGTGGGCCGGTTCATCGAAAATTTTAAGACGGCGCGCCCGAAGCATGACCCGAAACCAGAGGAACAGAAACCACAGCAGCGCAGCAAGACCGACGGCGCCGATGCGGACCAAAATCTGCAAATAAGCGCTGTGGACGGTTGATTCAATCCAGAGCGGTTTCCGGATGACGCGCATGCTGGGCGGCGGCGGCACGTAGCCGCGGCTCTTCACGATGGCCTGTACGCTGAATTCGCAACCCCAACCCAGTCCAAACACCGGATATTCACGGAATATGTGCCATGCGGCGGTATAATAATAGATTCGTTGGAGCAGCGACCTTTCCCGGTGCGAGATTTCGATCGTGCCAAGCCGTTGAATGACGAGATGACCGAAAACCGCCGAAAACAGCGCGCCGATTACGACCGTGGCGGCTATCATGAACCAGGTCTTCCGGACGGAGAAAAAGATCCACGCCAGCGCGAAGGCAATCGCAATCCATGACGCGCGGGTGCTGGTAAAGACCGCCGCGGCCAGACACACGCACACACAACCCATTCCTATCAGTCTGACGAGATGGGATCGGCTGGACAACACCAAGCCCACGGAAATCGCGACGGACAACACCATCAAACCGCCCAGTGGAGTGGCTCCGTAAAAAGAGCCACTACGAATGCCGCCATGGAAAACCTGGTCCGAAATCAACTGATTGCCCGCAATGCCAATGCCGGTAAATCGTTGAAGCACGCCATGAAGGGCAACCAGAGTCATGCCCGCCATGAAACAGAACAGGATCGTCTTGACTTGCCGGGGGGTATGCACCCGATGCAGGGCCAGCAGATACAGGACGATATATTCGATGTACTGCCGCCAGTCCTGCAACGCCTGTTTGAACGAATTGCCCAGATAAAAGGCTGTAATCAGTCCGACAAGCGATGCGCCCACATACGCCGCAAGGCTCGCCTTGGGCAACGCCGGGGACAGACGTTCGCCCCGCACAACAAACAGGAAAGCCTCTTTCAAGACCAGCACGAGGATTATGACTTCGGGCAGATTGATCGTGATCGAGAAAAATTCACGTTGGACCACGCCAAGCGGACCGATCGCGAACGCCACGAAACACAGTCCATAAAATGGATTCCAGACCAGGGCGCCCCCGCCAAGCAACGCAAATGGAATAAAGAGCGCCATCCAAACGGGGCCATCGGCCGCCGCCAGCGCGAAAAGGGAAATGAAACCTATCCCCGTGGCCGCCAGAACGGCTAGCGCCACGCCCAAAGGCCACGACATCGGCGGAATGCGGGAAGCCGTTGGCGCCGCGCTGTCCGGCATGATCAGCGTCCGAACACCGGTTGCAGGATCATCCGGCGCACAACGGAAAAGGCCGCGAAGAACGCCAACCCCGCGCAGAAAGCGGCCGCTCCGAACAAGATCGCGCGGCGAAAGCGCGGCAACGGCCACTCGGCTCCCTCCGAAATGACCTGCAGGACCGGGTGCTTGATTTGCCCGGCCACTTGGGCATATTCATGCTTCGATTTGATGTTCTTGAAGGTGGTTGATGCGATTTCGAGTTTGCGCTCGACCCGCTCCCGTCCGGTAACGGCTTGGGCGTACTTGGCTTGGATTTCAAGCCGTTCCGATTCGAGTTCATCGAGCACCGACAAGGTTTCCTTCAATTCGGCTTCCTTGGCGGCCACCCCCGCGTTCGATGCGGCAATTTTCCCCTGAATGTCAAGAAACGTCGTGTTGATGTGTTCCATGGTCAGCAGCGGGGCGGAATCGGACGGTTTGGAAGCGTCTTCCTTCGACATGGGCAGCCCCCACTTGCCGCCGAAAACGTCCAGCAGGGGCTTGGATGGCTGCACCTGAAGTTTGATGGTCGGTTCAAAATGGCTCAGGGATTCCGTAAAGGCTTGTAATGAAGCCCGTTCCGCAAACAACTCGCATTGCAGCCGGGTCCGGGTTTCCTTCATCCGATTGATCAGGCCGACCAGATCGTTGAGGCGCAGTTTATAATATTCAACATTGTTTTCCGTCCAAAACTTTTCACTTTCGAGTTCCGCCTGTTCGAGTTCGCTTCCCAATTTTTCGACACGCTCATCCAGCGCCTCTGCCGCCGGCTGCTGCACGGCATCCTGAAAACGGGTGGCCGCTTCCGAGACAATCGCGCCCCATGCGTTGACAAGGACTTTGGCGTCTTTGGGAACGCTGCACTTGGCCGTCAGTTCCAGAATCGGCGCGTAGGTGAGTTCATAGGGCGTTTCCTTGGCGATGGTAATCTGGTAACTGAGCCGCGTCTTGAGTTTCGTGATGTCCTTGATGGGCGCGCTCAATTCGTTGGACTCATTGACGCGCTTGAGCGTGCGTTCCAGCACTTCGTC
The nucleotide sequence above comes from Candidatus Hydrogenedentota bacterium. Encoded proteins:
- a CDS encoding O-antigen ligase family protein, coding for MPDSAAPTASRIPPMSWPLGVALAVLAATGIGFISLFALAAADGPVWMALFIPFALLGGGALVWNPFYGLCFVAFAIGPLGVVQREFFSITINLPEVIILVLVLKEAFLFVVRGERLSPALPKASLAAYVGASLVGLITAFYLGNSFKQALQDWRQYIEYIVLYLLALHRVHTPRQVKTILFCFMAGMTLVALHGVLQRFTGIGIAGNQLISDQVFHGGIRSGSFYGATPLGGLMVLSVAISVGLVLSSRSHLVRLIGMGCVCVCLAAAVFTSTRASWIAIAFALAWIFFSVRKTWFMIAATVVIGALFSAVFGHLVIQRLGTIEISHRERSLLQRIYYYTAAWHIFREYPVFGLGWGCEFSVQAIVKSRGYVPPPPSMRVIRKPLWIESTVHSAYLQILVRIGAVGLAALLWFLFLWFRVMLRARRLKIFDEPAHNLTTSVTAALLGYLLHSAFENFFQWPVMAQSFWLLLALSTLMAAQADRAVENSLAPVPEEG
- a CDS encoding tetratricopeptide repeat protein — translated: MQFPKISAREILIAVALIVVVMTIYGRTAQFEFLNYDDNLYVTGCVQTRNGLNWDNVGWAFTTGAASNWHPLTWLSYMLDVSLFGDKPGPMHLENAVWHAVNSVLLFLLLRMTTGAMGRSAFVAALFALHPLHVESVAWIAERKDVLSTFFWFLTTLAYVQYVRRPGVVRYLLVLLPYGLGLLAKPMLVTLPATLMLLDLWPLGRYESAEKWPLRAVRLFVEKLPLFILAAASSVATIIAQHGGKSMTTLDVLPFAQRLANASISYVVYLVKTAWPANLAPFYPHPGPAISYPTAALCAFLLLSATIAVLVVIRRAPYVAVGWLWYLGTLLPVIGIIQVGAQAMADRYTYVPLIGIFMVIAWGGYDLVIAFTPPRRKIAAQWAIKGMALLVLHVFGIAAVVQTRHWSDSISLFRHTLRVTKNNHLAHKNLGVALADKKHFKEAMEEYVKAIRIKPNDPDLYYNMANALSELQRSEEAVEYYRKAIEINADHLNAHYNLGNTLAHMGRFGEAAAQYRETLRIEPNHTGALVNMGNTMAMNKHLDEAEKYYQQALRLEPGNQESLSNLGNVYAEQGRTGEAIAQYRRAVQNDPRDVQSYNNMAQTLIKAGRFTEAAEALDHVVRLDPGNAAAREMARKLRESDRPPPAASP
- a CDS encoding alpha/beta hydrolase produces the protein MTKWKKITIAAAAIIAVAFLAIWIGGGAIAAHMVTQPRHRTFEDPETLAGKPVENVAITTEDGIRLSAWHVAHAPDRAVIFLAGIGADRRQFNSRAEYYLSTLGFSVLMPDLRGTGKSGGDLISIGWHERKDLAACRAFLRDRGYRHIGAHGISLGAATICYSLKDSGDLAFAVLESSYDTIDNAIFNRVDLYHVPHFLIFPGRLLLHWRMGASAREMQPLAYMPYCTMPTLVMAGDAEGFLKLSETMDLYNRCAASKKRLHIFKDGHHENFLGRYPDEFKNELKSFIAEVEAEWPSVPSG
- the dinB gene encoding DNA polymerase IV, whose amino-acid sequence is MSRRILHIDMDAFFASVEVVRNPALRGKPLIIGGGAKDTRGVVSTASYEARKYGVHSAMPIMEARRLCPHGIFLRGNYAAYQEASEQVGAILETVSPWVEGVSIDEAYIDITGSQKLFGGDDAIAAYLKSRIRGETQLPCTIGIAPNKLAAKVATDAAKPDGYLRIEEGQERAFFHPLPIGRLPGIGPHTEKMLESLGIATIGQLADMPVDRLLRVFGQSGHALQRAAQGVSTSPVEPFSATKSVGRETTFEQDLLDWKQIGRILFSLAERALYALREKQMETRCVTLKVRYSDFSTCTFAKTLPDPTCIDADIHDALRGLIPKAQKNQAPVRLIGITLSSLTHKQHQLPLFGGERSQRWERVLESADHIRDRYGLESLRFARSMD
- a CDS encoding glycosyltransferase, with protein sequence MALGGLSSGGLLRVVFCHYTSDICGGSDRSLFDIVTYLPRDRFAAAVILKTGDPMAVRYRAQNIPVIETMLVPPRKALDPVKLARFFLSYPVSVLHVAWIIRRLKADVVHVNTLYNLVGPVAAKLAGRPLVWHVREMDPDSRVVRLLLRMVARLATRAVAISNAVADSMRACGPRLRTILNGIDLSEYDDMPDGQSLREELGIAPDVPVVTTVGRLEPWKGQHVLVETIPRVLERHPRAKFLIVGGPAVNKPDYEPMLRKRCEELGVSQQVLFTGIRFDIPAVFSASNVLVLPSATPEPFGRTIVEAMAARCPVVATAAGGPLDTVVDGETGHLVPANDPAAMAEKIIAILDNPAGAREMGEKGRARAYECFSLDRLVREMGAIIEEAAASGS